One part of the Arachidicoccus terrestris genome encodes these proteins:
- the rpoN gene encoding RNA polymerase factor sigma-54 produces the protein MALSQTIQQKLLQKLSPQQIQLMKLLQIPTANLEERIKEELEENPALEESGEEDVHDELETPADEYEQETDDDFEPDGSEQEYENIDISEYVNEGDDEIADYKLRSDGYQEAEDKQNIPFKVESSLHETLKSQLGMLSLDDKEYTIAEQIIGSIDDDGYLRRELASIVNDLAFRQNIDATEEQVESIIQKIQQFDPAGICARDLQECLLLQLNRAGAEADEHTKVAIQILTKYFDEFTKKHYDKIQRGLSITEEQLKGAIGAIIRLNPKPGGGVGEVNKAMSYIVPDFFIFNNNGELELSLNAKNAPDLRISDGYRDMLRDYEKGNKKDKRQKEAILFIKQKIDSAKWFIDMIKQRQHTLLSTMGAIMEYQEEFFKTGDETTLKPMILKDIAEMIDLDISTVSRVANSKFVQTEFGTYRLKFFFSESLSTESGEEVSTREVKKILSDVIDEEDKQKPFSDEKLTEILQEKGYNIARRTVAKYREQLNIPVARLRIQL, from the coding sequence ATGGCGTTAAGTCAAACAATACAACAAAAGTTATTACAAAAGTTATCTCCACAACAGATTCAGTTGATGAAGTTGTTGCAGATCCCGACCGCTAATCTGGAAGAAAGAATCAAAGAGGAGTTGGAAGAGAATCCGGCGCTCGAAGAGAGCGGTGAAGAAGATGTCCATGATGAGTTAGAGACTCCGGCAGATGAATATGAGCAGGAGACTGATGATGATTTTGAACCCGATGGAAGCGAGCAGGAATATGAGAATATAGATATTTCTGAGTATGTCAATGAGGGGGATGATGAGATCGCTGACTATAAGCTCCGGTCGGACGGTTATCAGGAGGCTGAAGACAAGCAAAATATACCTTTTAAGGTGGAAAGCAGCCTACACGAGACATTAAAGTCACAGTTAGGGATGTTGTCTCTGGACGATAAAGAATATACCATTGCAGAGCAGATCATCGGTAGTATTGACGATGACGGATATCTTCGCCGGGAATTGGCTTCTATCGTCAATGATCTGGCCTTCCGACAGAATATTGACGCCACGGAGGAACAGGTAGAATCAATTATTCAGAAGATACAGCAGTTCGATCCGGCCGGTATCTGTGCCCGGGATTTGCAGGAATGCTTGTTATTGCAACTCAATCGGGCAGGGGCGGAAGCGGATGAACACACAAAAGTCGCCATTCAGATCCTTACCAAGTATTTTGATGAATTTACCAAGAAGCATTACGACAAGATCCAGCGTGGTCTGTCCATAACGGAAGAACAGCTCAAAGGCGCAATTGGTGCTATCATCAGATTGAATCCTAAGCCGGGCGGTGGTGTAGGAGAGGTAAATAAGGCTATGAGCTATATCGTTCCGGACTTCTTTATTTTTAATAATAACGGCGAGCTTGAACTGTCTCTGAATGCTAAAAATGCGCCAGACCTGCGTATCAGCGATGGATATCGGGATATGTTGCGGGACTATGAAAAAGGCAATAAAAAAGACAAAAGGCAGAAAGAAGCTATTTTATTTATCAAGCAGAAGATCGATTCTGCTAAATGGTTCATTGATATGATCAAGCAGCGCCAGCATACACTGCTTAGTACGATGGGCGCCATTATGGAATATCAGGAGGAATTTTTCAAGACAGGGGATGAAACGACACTGAAACCAATGATTTTGAAAGATATTGCTGAAATGATCGATCTGGATATTTCTACCGTGAGCCGGGTAGCGAACAGCAAATTTGTGCAGACAGAATTTGGGACCTATCGGCTGAAGTTCTTTTTTAGTGAATCGCTCAGTACCGAAAGTGGTGAGGAGGTAAGTACCAGAGAGGTGAAGAAGATACTCAGTGATGTAATCGATGAGGAAGATAAGCAAAAGCCCTTCAGTGATGAGAAATTAACTGAGATATTACAAGAAAAAGGCTATAATATTGCACGCAGAACTGTGGCCAAATACAGAGAACAACTCAACATTCCTGTAGCCAGGCTTAGAATTCAATTATAA
- the thrA gene encoding bifunctional aspartate kinase/homoserine dehydrogenase I produces MYVLKFGGSSVANADNIRKVAEIVRASEANQVVVVVSALGGMTNELLALGTRAAEGDENYKGHLDELQERHINVVKALLPITGQSGSLSLVMQHFNELEDIAESIFRLREFSPATKDRILAFGETLSSKIIAAYFASLNLSYRWLDAKGVILTNSKFSMAKVHLEPTMDNISKTIAEFKERIILVPGFIARNKKGQTTTLGRGGSDYTAALFAAALKATRLEIWTDVSGMMSADPRWVKGARIIPHISFKEAMELSHFGAKVIYPPTIIPAMNAGIPILVKNTFDPDAAGTLIDNEPTVHELDQDIVTGISSMTEIALLSIEGSGMVGVPGTSKTLFETLATAQINVILITQSSSEHSICVAVDVADVELAKESLDNSFQNDIQSGKIEPIKIERGLSIVALVGDKMKSHPGISGKMFSVLGRNGINVRAIAQGSSEKNISAVISFDDVKKAINVLHEAFFEKVYKQLNLFIVGVGNVGSRLLSQLKQQREYLLHNLNIQLRIAGLANSRKMVFSDNGGVCLDNWENALQQGNKFELAAFINTVLEKNVRNAVVVDVTANASIAGTYKRFLEKSVAVVACNKIACSSSYDDYQQLKTLSKSFNAPFFFETNVGAGLPVIGTLNDLLRSGDEVLKIQAVLSGTLNYVFNNYDTTTSFEQVVRQAQKDGYTEPDPRLDLGGTDVMRKILILAREAGFELNMEDIQNTPFLPESCFEGSVEDFYGQLKVHEGHFKKLFEEASAKNCKLKYVANFEPGNASVGLQSVSPDSDFYHLYGKDNIVLFYTKRYPDQPLVIKGAGAGAEVTASGVFADLIKTVY; encoded by the coding sequence ATGTATGTCTTAAAATTCGGAGGCTCCTCCGTCGCAAATGCCGACAATATCAGAAAAGTAGCTGAGATCGTCCGGGCATCAGAGGCCAACCAAGTGGTCGTTGTCGTCTCTGCCCTCGGAGGAATGACCAATGAGCTCCTGGCGCTTGGAACCAGGGCTGCGGAAGGCGATGAAAATTATAAAGGGCACCTGGATGAATTGCAGGAACGCCACATCAATGTTGTAAAGGCTTTGTTACCCATTACCGGCCAGAGCGGCAGCCTCAGCCTGGTCATGCAGCATTTCAATGAACTTGAAGATATCGCAGAAAGTATATTCCGGCTCAGAGAGTTCTCTCCCGCAACAAAAGATCGCATCCTTGCTTTTGGCGAAACGCTCTCCAGCAAAATCATCGCTGCCTATTTTGCCTCCCTGAACCTTTCCTATCGGTGGCTCGACGCCAAAGGTGTAATACTAACAAATTCTAAGTTCAGCATGGCTAAGGTACATCTGGAACCGACCATGGACAATATCAGTAAGACCATCGCCGAGTTTAAAGAAAGAATTATTCTGGTGCCTGGTTTCATTGCCCGCAATAAAAAAGGTCAGACAACCACCCTCGGAAGAGGAGGGTCAGACTATACAGCCGCACTCTTTGCCGCCGCGCTGAAAGCTACACGTCTGGAGATCTGGACCGATGTATCTGGCATGATGAGTGCAGATCCCAGATGGGTGAAGGGAGCAAGAATTATTCCTCATATCTCTTTCAAGGAGGCTATGGAGTTATCTCATTTTGGAGCGAAAGTGATCTATCCACCCACTATTATCCCGGCCATGAATGCCGGTATACCCATACTTGTAAAAAACACTTTTGATCCTGATGCTGCCGGCACTTTAATCGATAATGAGCCGACCGTTCATGAGCTGGATCAGGATATCGTTACCGGCATATCCAGTATGACGGAAATCGCGCTACTCAGCATTGAGGGAAGTGGTATGGTCGGGGTTCCCGGCACATCAAAAACCCTGTTTGAAACGCTGGCAACAGCTCAAATCAATGTTATACTGATCACGCAGAGTTCTTCTGAACATTCTATCTGTGTGGCCGTCGATGTGGCAGATGTCGAACTCGCCAAGGAATCCCTCGATAACAGTTTTCAAAATGATATTCAATCAGGAAAAATAGAACCTATTAAAATTGAGCGCGGACTATCCATCGTAGCGCTTGTAGGGGATAAAATGAAAAGCCATCCGGGCATCAGCGGAAAAATGTTCTCCGTACTCGGCAGAAATGGCATTAATGTTCGCGCCATCGCTCAAGGTAGCTCAGAAAAGAACATTTCCGCAGTCATCTCATTCGACGACGTCAAAAAAGCAATCAATGTGCTGCATGAAGCGTTCTTTGAGAAAGTCTATAAACAATTAAACCTGTTTATTGTAGGCGTCGGCAATGTGGGATCCAGATTGCTTTCCCAATTGAAACAACAAAGAGAATATCTGCTTCACAACCTGAATATACAACTTAGAATAGCAGGCCTGGCCAATAGCCGCAAAATGGTCTTTTCTGATAATGGCGGTGTCTGTCTGGATAACTGGGAAAATGCTTTACAGCAGGGCAATAAGTTTGAGCTGGCAGCATTTATCAATACTGTTCTAGAGAAAAACGTGCGTAATGCCGTTGTGGTAGATGTTACAGCCAATGCTTCCATTGCCGGCACCTATAAAAGGTTTCTGGAAAAAAGTGTAGCCGTGGTGGCTTGCAATAAAATAGCCTGCTCTTCTTCTTATGACGACTACCAGCAGTTAAAGACACTCTCCAAGTCGTTTAATGCACCATTTTTCTTCGAGACAAATGTTGGTGCGGGACTTCCTGTGATCGGAACGCTAAACGATCTGTTAAGAAGTGGCGATGAGGTCCTAAAGATCCAGGCGGTACTTTCAGGGACACTCAATTATGTATTCAATAACTATGATACGACCACCAGCTTTGAACAAGTGGTCAGACAGGCGCAAAAGGACGGCTATACAGAGCCGGATCCGCGGTTAGACCTTGGCGGGACAGATGTGATGCGCAAAATTCTGATCCTGGCCCGGGAGGCTGGATTTGAGCTGAATATGGAGGACATTCAAAATACCCCGTTTCTTCCCGAGTCTTGCTTTGAAGGGAGTGTTGAAGATTTTTATGGTCAGCTGAAAGTCCATGAAGGCCATTTTAAGAAATTGTTTGAAGAGGCTTCTGCCAAGAATTGTAAACTGAAATATGTAGCTAATTTTGAGCCAGGCAACGCCAGCGTAGGATTACAGTCCGTATCTCCTGATTCTGACTTTTACCATCTTTATGGCAAAGACAATATTGTTCTTTTCTATACAAAAAGGTATCCGGACCAACCGCTTGTTATCAAAGGTGCGGGCGCCGGAGCAGAAGTAACGGCTAGTGGTGTTTTTGCGGATCTGATCAAAACCGTTTATTAA
- a CDS encoding helix-turn-helix domain-containing protein gives MEHDSNNRAFQQAISFVNFTRSPLFLTGKAGTGKTTFLHYIKQHCPKKMVVLAPTGVAAINAGGVTIHSFFQLPFGIFAPTAEHVWGVDEHQVLYNRHQLIQKLKLNSAKRSIMEELELLIIDEVSMVRADLLDAISEVLKWVRRNQRPFGGVQMLFIGDLFQLPPVVRNEDIAVLKQFYESPFFFEAHALREELPIFLELKKIYRQSNQAFIHLLNQVRNSRVSQQELSELNSYYHPEFEPREDEGYITLTSHNAIADRINQKALNGLPAKAYCFKAIVEGDFPEKAYPAEKEIVLKVGAQIMFIKNDKGEERRFYNGKIGVIADIDINQEIKVQFKDEKGLLTLEPEIWQNLRYEYDSQKDQIEEVEVGSFRQLPIRLAWAITVHKSQGLTFDKAVVDAGASFAPGQVYVALSRLRSLDGLVLRSRIMSSAIKTDESVMEYYAMAKSEDELSGQLLTLQREYIYTLILEAFDWNRLERQIVAYIGENEQKLFTDHQDLLDKMKEVYQQIQKQRVTSERFNGELSQLLHSGDIESFDKLHQRTMAACGWFTDALAKEVIEPLKEQLRKLKSVKKTAAVQKKIVGLILPLERKIAQIGQVIQLTESMSKSSKIADWLSCVTGLHRINVSESAQALKPSGRAPVGSSKKMSLTLLKEGMSIEQIAEARNMVVSTIESHLISFLETKEVALSLFVTAAQQRSIEDLINNNPEARATEIRILSGETVSFTQIRAVATALGIRLPLKPAQVDSDLPLKD, from the coding sequence ATGGAGCATGACAGCAATAACAGAGCCTTTCAGCAGGCCATCTCATTTGTGAATTTCACCCGTAGTCCACTTTTTTTAACCGGAAAGGCTGGTACAGGGAAGACCACTTTTTTACACTATATTAAACAGCATTGCCCTAAAAAGATGGTGGTACTCGCCCCTACAGGTGTAGCGGCCATTAATGCCGGCGGTGTAACGATCCATTCTTTTTTTCAACTGCCTTTTGGCATTTTTGCACCTACGGCGGAACATGTTTGGGGTGTTGATGAGCACCAGGTGCTTTACAACAGACATCAGTTGATCCAGAAACTGAAACTCAATAGCGCCAAAAGATCTATAATGGAAGAGTTGGAGCTATTGATTATAGATGAGGTTTCCATGGTGAGAGCGGATTTACTGGATGCCATCAGTGAAGTACTTAAATGGGTACGCAGAAATCAGCGGCCGTTCGGTGGGGTACAAATGTTGTTTATCGGAGACTTGTTTCAGTTGCCGCCAGTGGTCCGTAATGAGGATATCGCTGTGCTTAAACAATTTTATGAAAGTCCTTTTTTCTTTGAAGCACATGCGCTAAGAGAAGAACTTCCTATATTTCTGGAACTTAAGAAAATTTACCGTCAGAGCAATCAGGCATTCATCCACTTGCTCAATCAGGTGCGTAATAGTCGGGTGAGCCAGCAGGAACTAAGTGAGCTCAACAGCTACTATCATCCGGAGTTTGAACCCCGCGAGGATGAAGGGTATATTACATTGACTTCACATAATGCCATAGCAGACCGGATCAACCAGAAAGCGTTAAATGGATTGCCTGCAAAAGCATACTGTTTTAAGGCGATTGTTGAAGGGGACTTTCCTGAAAAGGCCTATCCGGCAGAAAAAGAAATTGTGCTTAAGGTCGGTGCCCAGATCATGTTTATTAAAAATGATAAAGGGGAAGAACGCCGATTTTATAATGGCAAGATCGGCGTTATTGCAGATATTGATATCAATCAGGAAATAAAGGTCCAGTTTAAGGATGAAAAAGGATTGCTGACCCTGGAACCGGAGATCTGGCAGAATTTACGTTACGAATATGACAGCCAAAAGGATCAGATTGAGGAAGTGGAGGTAGGTAGTTTCAGGCAGTTACCTATACGGCTAGCCTGGGCAATCACTGTACATAAAAGTCAGGGACTGACCTTTGATAAAGCTGTTGTCGATGCGGGCGCTTCCTTTGCACCTGGTCAGGTCTATGTAGCCCTTAGCCGGCTTCGCAGTCTGGATGGCCTGGTACTGCGGAGCAGAATTATGTCTTCGGCGATTAAAACCGATGAATCCGTTATGGAATATTATGCGATGGCAAAAAGTGAGGATGAGCTCTCCGGCCAGTTGCTGACACTACAAAGAGAATATATTTATACACTTATCCTGGAAGCATTTGACTGGAACCGGCTGGAACGGCAGATTGTGGCTTATATAGGCGAAAACGAGCAGAAGCTATTCACCGACCATCAGGACTTGCTCGACAAGATGAAGGAGGTCTATCAACAGATTCAAAAGCAGCGCGTCACTTCAGAACGGTTTAACGGTGAGCTGTCGCAGTTATTGCATTCAGGTGACATAGAGAGTTTTGATAAATTGCATCAAAGAACCATGGCTGCCTGTGGATGGTTTACAGATGCACTGGCTAAAGAGGTTATTGAACCGCTGAAGGAGCAACTCAGGAAATTGAAAAGCGTTAAGAAAACAGCCGCGGTACAAAAGAAGATTGTTGGTCTCATCCTGCCTCTGGAAAGAAAAATAGCTCAGATTGGTCAGGTTATACAGTTAACAGAATCCATGAGTAAATCCAGTAAGATCGCTGACTGGCTCTCCTGCGTAACCGGCCTTCACCGGATCAATGTGTCGGAATCCGCGCAGGCGTTAAAACCGTCAGGCAGGGCACCTGTAGGCAGTTCCAAGAAAATGTCGTTGACCCTGCTTAAGGAAGGGATGAGCATTGAGCAGATTGCAGAAGCCAGAAATATGGTCGTCAGCACGATCGAAAGTCATTTGATTTCTTTTTTAGAGACAAAAGAAGTGGCGCTATCTCTATTTGTAACGGCCGCGCAACAGCGTTCTATCGAGGATTTAATTAATAATAACCCCGAAGCCAGGGCCACTGAAATCAGGATCCTGAGTGGAGAAACTGTGAGTTTCACGCAGATTCGTGCGGTGGCAACTGCATTAGGAATCCGGCTTCCGTTAAAACCTGCGCAGGTAGACAGTGACCTGCCATTGAAAGACTAG
- the thrC gene encoding threonine synthase, whose amino-acid sequence MQYYSLQHQAPNVSFREAVLKGQAPDKGLYFPEELPKLSKDFVESLSSLSKEEIGTTVMRPYVGEDIPEQDLKKIVSETINFDFPLVKINDHISSLELFHGPTYAFKDVGARFMSRCLGYFQKEENKKTTILVATSGDTGGAVANGFLGVDGVEVIILYPSGKVSPIQELQLTTCGQNITALEIEGSFDDCQAIVKQAFMDQDLNDAYNLTSANSINVGRWLPQQLYYFFGLQQWDQRQPPVICVPSGNFGNICAGILAHISGLPVEHFMAACNANDTVPVYMQTGNYQPKASTPTISNAMDVGNPSNFGRILEIFGGKATKLKAQLSSVSVTDVSTKSTIKQVYETAGYLLDPHGAVAYRALEDFQARHPDKNGFILETAHPVKFPDVIESLLGIQIPLPENAEQLNAGNKVSIQLPATYEAVKKWLLGR is encoded by the coding sequence ATGCAATATTATAGTTTACAACACCAAGCCCCAAATGTGTCTTTCAGGGAAGCTGTACTAAAAGGGCAGGCACCTGACAAAGGGCTCTATTTTCCAGAAGAGTTACCCAAATTGTCCAAGGACTTCGTCGAGAGCCTCTCGTCACTCAGCAAAGAAGAGATCGGCACTACCGTTATGCGACCCTATGTCGGGGAAGACATTCCAGAGCAGGATTTAAAAAAAATCGTTTCAGAGACCATTAATTTTGACTTTCCACTCGTAAAGATCAATGATCATATTTCGTCACTGGAATTATTCCATGGTCCGACCTATGCATTCAAAGATGTAGGGGCCCGATTCATGAGTCGTTGCCTGGGTTATTTCCAAAAAGAAGAAAATAAGAAAACAACCATTTTAGTAGCCACCTCAGGTGATACGGGAGGTGCTGTCGCCAACGGTTTTCTGGGTGTTGACGGCGTCGAAGTTATTATCCTGTATCCTTCGGGCAAAGTCAGCCCCATCCAAGAGCTACAGTTAACGACCTGTGGGCAGAATATTACAGCCCTGGAGATTGAAGGTAGTTTTGATGATTGCCAGGCGATTGTCAAACAAGCGTTCATGGATCAGGACCTAAATGACGCCTATAATCTAACCTCTGCCAATTCCATTAATGTTGGTCGCTGGCTTCCTCAGCAACTCTATTATTTTTTCGGATTGCAGCAATGGGACCAACGTCAACCACCCGTCATTTGCGTCCCCAGCGGTAATTTCGGTAATATCTGCGCCGGCATATTAGCCCATATCAGTGGGCTGCCTGTAGAACATTTCATGGCTGCCTGTAATGCAAACGATACGGTGCCCGTGTATATGCAAACCGGTAATTATCAACCGAAAGCTTCAACTCCAACCATTTCAAATGCCATGGATGTAGGCAACCCAAGCAACTTTGGTCGTATTCTGGAGATCTTTGGTGGAAAGGCCACTAAGCTAAAGGCCCAACTTAGTAGCGTATCTGTGACAGATGTCAGCACAAAAAGTACGATCAAACAAGTGTATGAGACCGCGGGTTATCTTCTGGATCCACATGGAGCAGTAGCCTATCGTGCACTTGAAGACTTTCAGGCAAGGCATCCGGATAAAAACGGATTTATATTGGAAACCGCTCATCCGGTTAAATTCCCGGATGTAATTGAATCTTTATTAGGAATTCAGATCCCTTTACCTGAAAATGCGGAACAGTTAAATGCCGGCAATAAAGTATCCATTCAACTTCCGGCAACATATGAAGCAGTCAAAAAATGGCTGTTAGGCAGATAA
- the hemH gene encoding ferrochelatase, whose product MAKRGIILMNLGSPDSTSVPDLKKYLTQFLMDEKVIDKPWLVRTVLVKGLIVPFRSPKSAEAYKKIWWPEGSPLIVLTERLCTSLKEKITDPMSISMRYGNPYPKAAYEALLKENPDLEEVVLVPLYPHYAMSSFETAVDYMKQAHQQLGYRFVLKTIQPFYNHPSYIHALAESIRPYLQEDFDQLLFSYHGIPERHVLKSDPTGHHCMQSATCCFNKSEAHKTCYRHQVTMTSELVTKKLGLPKSKWQQSYQSRLGRDPWLQPNTQVRLPQLPGEGVKKLLVVCPSFVSDCLETLEEIEIRGKEDFIKSGGESYKYIPCMNVQPLWVDALSEIIREVK is encoded by the coding sequence ATGGCAAAGCGTGGCATCATATTAATGAATCTGGGTTCTCCGGATTCTACCAGTGTTCCGGATCTAAAAAAATACCTGACCCAGTTTTTGATGGATGAAAAAGTAATAGATAAACCCTGGCTTGTCCGCACGGTGCTGGTTAAGGGATTAATCGTTCCTTTCAGGTCTCCTAAATCTGCTGAAGCCTATAAAAAAATCTGGTGGCCGGAGGGCTCTCCGCTGATCGTCCTTACAGAACGCCTGTGCACTTCTCTAAAAGAAAAGATCACTGATCCTATGTCCATTTCAATGCGATATGGCAACCCTTATCCCAAAGCGGCTTACGAAGCGCTTTTGAAGGAGAATCCCGACCTTGAAGAAGTCGTACTGGTCCCTCTGTACCCTCATTATGCCATGAGTAGTTTTGAAACGGCAGTGGACTATATGAAACAGGCTCACCAGCAACTGGGCTACCGTTTTGTGCTTAAAACCATTCAGCCTTTTTATAACCATCCTTCCTATATCCATGCCCTGGCAGAAAGTATCCGCCCTTATCTGCAGGAAGATTTTGACCAGCTCTTATTCAGTTATCATGGCATCCCGGAGCGGCATGTCCTTAAATCAGATCCGACCGGTCATCACTGCATGCAGTCTGCTACCTGTTGTTTTAATAAATCTGAGGCGCATAAGACCTGTTACAGGCACCAGGTAACGATGACCAGCGAACTGGTCACGAAAAAATTAGGATTACCTAAAAGCAAATGGCAGCAAAGCTATCAATCCAGGCTCGGCCGGGACCCCTGGCTACAACCCAATACCCAGGTGCGCTTGCCCCAACTGCCGGGAGAAGGTGTCAAAAAACTGCTGGTGGTTTGCCCTTCTTTCGTGAGCGATTGCCTGGAGACCCTGGAAGAGATTGAGATCCGTGGTAAAGAAGATTTTATAAAAAGCGGAGGCGAATCATATAAGTATATTCCTTGTATGAATGTCCAGCCACTTTGGGTCGATGCGTTGTCGGAGATTATTCGGGAAGTCAAATAA
- a CDS encoding CopD family protein, with the protein MYYYIKALHIIFIVTWFAGLFYFPRLLIYNAEIQTEPDANIKSAMTRQYLLMMKRLWYGITVPSAIMTLILGSLTLHFGHWAPHLFDGTGTWLLIKLGFVILLYIYFFSLGKIFKQQSKGIFKYSGNQLRFYNEVATVFLFAIVFLATVKSAGSLLYGLGGLILLILILVTAIKIYKKVREKKSGKQP; encoded by the coding sequence ATGTATTATTATATCAAAGCGCTACATATCATTTTCATTGTAACTTGGTTTGCCGGTCTGTTTTACTTTCCCCGGCTGCTGATCTACAACGCGGAAATCCAGACAGAGCCCGATGCAAATATTAAATCGGCCATGACCCGGCAGTACCTACTTATGATGAAGCGGCTCTGGTATGGAATCACCGTGCCCTCGGCGATCATGACGCTGATTCTGGGGTCACTGACATTGCATTTTGGACACTGGGCGCCTCATTTATTTGACGGAACGGGCACATGGCTACTCATCAAACTCGGTTTTGTCATCCTGCTATATATCTATTTTTTCTCTCTGGGAAAGATCTTTAAACAGCAATCCAAGGGAATTTTCAAATACTCCGGTAATCAACTCAGGTTCTATAATGAGGTCGCAACTGTATTTTTATTCGCCATTGTCTTTCTGGCGACCGTCAAAAGTGCCGGCAGTCTGCTATATGGCCTGGGTGGCCTTATCCTGCTCATTCTGATCCTGGTTACAGCTATTAAGATCTACAAAAAAGTCCGGGAGAAAAAATCGGGGAAACAGCCATAA
- a CDS encoding homoserine kinase: MKACIAYAPGTVANLVCGFDILGLCLDSPADKMEVRLTDKAEIIIRSADGYPLPEDPALNTAGAPLLEMLQDLDQKLGFEILIHKRIKPGSGIGSSAASAAGAVVAANYLLGNPFDKAQLIQYAMAGEKVASGVKHADNVAPCVYGGITLIRSIAPLDIIPLAAPDLYVSVVHPQIEVRTADARAILRQQIPLKNAIRQWGNIAGLVTGILKNDAALIGRSLEDHIIEPIRSTLIPGFKELKESCKEAGALGGGISGSGPSIFMLSTSRHTAQQVEEVMQKTYIELGIEYHSYVSMINKEGVRIEPVKG; the protein is encoded by the coding sequence ATGAAAGCATGTATTGCTTATGCGCCCGGAACTGTAGCCAACCTTGTATGTGGATTTGATATCCTCGGACTCTGCCTGGACTCTCCTGCGGACAAAATGGAAGTGAGACTTACGGATAAAGCGGAAATCATTATCCGCAGCGCCGACGGCTATCCACTACCAGAAGATCCGGCACTTAATACAGCCGGGGCTCCATTATTAGAAATGTTGCAGGACCTCGATCAAAAACTGGGCTTTGAAATTCTGATCCATAAAAGGATCAAACCAGGCAGCGGTATCGGGTCCAGTGCCGCCAGCGCAGCTGGCGCCGTAGTGGCGGCTAATTATTTGTTAGGCAACCCTTTTGACAAAGCACAATTAATTCAATATGCAATGGCAGGAGAAAAGGTAGCCAGTGGCGTCAAGCACGCAGATAATGTAGCGCCTTGCGTTTATGGTGGCATTACTCTGATACGTAGCATCGCGCCTTTGGATATTATTCCGCTGGCTGCACCTGATCTCTATGTCAGTGTAGTACATCCACAAATTGAAGTCAGAACGGCGGACGCCAGGGCAATATTACGCCAGCAGATCCCCTTGAAAAACGCGATCCGGCAGTGGGGAAATATAGCGGGGCTGGTCACCGGAATTCTTAAAAACGATGCGGCATTAATCGGCAGAAGTCTTGAGGATCACATTATAGAACCCATACGTAGCACTTTGATCCCCGGCTTTAAGGAATTGAAAGAAAGCTGTAAAGAAGCTGGCGCCTTGGGCGGCGGTATCTCAGGATCCGGGCCTTCCATTTTTATGCTGAGTACTTCCAGACATACTGCACAACAGGTAGAAGAGGTTATGCAAAAGACTTACATTGAACTTGGTATAGAATATCACAGTTATGTTTCTATGATCAACAAAGAAGGCGTCAGAATTGAACCCGTAAAAGGTTAA
- a CDS encoding LytR/AlgR family response regulator transcription factor, which produces MEKKTMTKSSNNTLKCLVADDESLAREGIISYIEKIGFLQVVSVCSSAVEVGEVLKRTSIDLMFLDIQMPHFSGMELLESLDHPPLTILTTAHSEYALEGYRFQVVDYLLKPITFNRFFQAALRAQELFSLRNNNEEVDPSVYIRQGDSFVKISWLDVLFVESMENYLKLYLKERVLIIHQTMTFLENALPKDYFFRIHKSYLVHLSHIDVIKGNFVYIQNHPIPISRQKKEAFLKTVVYKNLVSK; this is translated from the coding sequence ATGGAGAAAAAAACTATGACTAAAAGCAGCAATAATACGTTGAAGTGTCTGGTTGCTGACGACGAGAGCTTGGCCCGTGAAGGCATTATTTCCTACATAGAAAAGATTGGCTTTTTACAGGTCGTATCCGTCTGTTCTTCTGCCGTCGAGGTTGGGGAGGTACTTAAAAGAACTTCAATCGACTTGATGTTCCTGGACATCCAAATGCCCCATTTTTCCGGTATGGAACTTCTTGAGTCTCTTGATCATCCACCTTTAACCATTCTTACTACAGCACATTCAGAATATGCCTTAGAAGGTTATAGATTTCAGGTGGTGGACTACTTATTGAAACCCATCACTTTTAATCGCTTTTTCCAGGCTGCATTGAGAGCACAGGAACTATTTAGCCTGCGTAACAATAATGAAGAAGTGGACCCTTCCGTGTATATTCGTCAGGGCGATTCATTTGTCAAAATCTCGTGGCTCGACGTGCTCTTTGTTGAAAGTATGGAAAACTACCTGAAGCTATATTTAAAAGAACGAGTGCTGATCATCCATCAGACAATGACCTTTTTAGAAAATGCACTTCCGAAAGACTATTTTTTCAGAATACACAAATCATACTTAGTACATCTTTCTCATATTGATGTCATAAAAGGAAATTTTGTGTACATCCAGAATCATCCCATTCCGATTTCAAGGCAGAAAAAGGAAGCCTTTCTGAAAACCGTGGTCTATAAAAACCTGGTCAGCAAATAA